In a genomic window of Paracoccaceae bacterium:
- the pncA gene encoding bifunctional nicotinamidase/pyrazinamidase, which produces MSQALIVIDVQKDFCPGGALAVPQGDTIVGPINALMAEADSVILTQDWHPAGHSSFASSHEGKSPYDVIEMPYGAQVLWPDHCVQGRKGARFHAGLQVDHADLIIRKGNNPQIDSYSAFFENDQTTPTGLEGYLRTRGIDELVLVGLALDFCVNFSAVDAAKLGFGVTVREDLCRAIDLDGSLEAARAGMQAAGVRLETQNG; this is translated from the coding sequence ATGAGCCAGGCGTTGATCGTAATTGATGTGCAAAAGGATTTTTGCCCCGGCGGCGCGCTTGCCGTGCCCCAAGGCGATACGATCGTAGGGCCCATCAACGCCTTGATGGCAGAGGCCGATTCGGTGATTCTGACACAGGATTGGCACCCTGCGGGACATTCTTCATTTGCATCATCTCACGAGGGCAAATCGCCCTACGATGTGATCGAGATGCCCTACGGCGCGCAAGTCCTGTGGCCGGATCACTGTGTGCAAGGACGCAAAGGCGCACGTTTTCATGCGGGCTTGCAGGTCGATCACGCCGATCTCATCATCCGCAAAGGCAACAATCCGCAGATCGACAGTTATTCGGCGTTCTTTGAAAACGATCAGACCACACCAACAGGTCTTGAAGGGTATCTGCGGACGCGCGGGATCGACGAATTGGTGTTGGTCGGGCTTGCTTTGGATTTCTGCGTGAATTTTTCTGCGGTTGATGCGGCAAAACTGGGGTTTGGAGTAACAGTGCGCGAGGATCTTTGTCGCGCGATTGACCTTGATGGGTCGCTGGAGGCTGCCCGCGCGGGCATGCAAGCCGCC
- a CDS encoding rhodanese-related sulfurtransferase: protein MYTIAALYHFTRFEDPEAIKPELLTLCIAQNVQGTLLLATEGINGTIAGPRAGIDAVITHLRSLPGCADLAWKEATSEEAPFARMKVRLKREIVTMGQPDVDPRARVGHYIDPQDWNALIADPDVALIDTRNDYEVAIGTFEGAVNPLTKSFGDFPAWWEANKTRFHNKKIAMFCTGGIRCEKSTNYLLGQGVDEVYHLKGGILQYLEDVAAEETRWEGSCFVFDKRVSVEHGLREGPHMLCHGCRRPILPDDTVRPEYEEGVSCHHCVLETTEADKDRFRERQKQIGLKKAGNGL, encoded by the coding sequence ATGTACACGATCGCCGCCCTCTATCATTTCACGCGTTTCGAAGATCCCGAGGCGATCAAGCCTGAATTGCTGACGTTATGCATCGCACAGAATGTGCAAGGCACCCTGTTGCTGGCAACAGAAGGCATCAACGGAACCATCGCGGGTCCGCGTGCCGGAATTGACGCGGTAATCACGCACCTGCGTTCCCTGCCGGGCTGCGCCGATCTGGCGTGGAAAGAGGCCACAAGCGAAGAGGCCCCGTTTGCTCGGATGAAAGTCCGCCTGAAACGCGAAATTGTGACGATGGGCCAACCGGATGTCGATCCCCGTGCACGTGTTGGCCATTACATAGACCCGCAGGATTGGAATGCGTTGATCGCGGATCCGGACGTCGCATTGATCGATACCCGTAACGATTATGAAGTCGCCATAGGCACGTTTGAAGGCGCAGTTAATCCTCTGACCAAGAGTTTTGGGGATTTTCCGGCTTGGTGGGAAGCGAATAAAACGCGCTTTCACAACAAGAAGATTGCGATGTTCTGTACCGGCGGGATCCGGTGCGAGAAATCGACGAATTACCTGTTGGGTCAGGGTGTGGATGAAGTGTATCACCTCAAGGGCGGCATTCTGCAGTATTTGGAAGATGTCGCCGCAGAAGAGACCCGTTGGGAAGGTTCGTGTTTTGTGTTCGACAAGCGCGTTAGTGTGGAGCATGGATTGCGCGAAGGTCCGCATATGTTGTGTCATGGCTGCCGGCGACCGATCCTACCTGATGACACCGTGCGCCCTGAATATGAGGAAGGCGTAAGCTGCCACCACTGTGTGCTTGAGACCACGGAGGCGGACAAGGACCGGTTTCGCGAACGGCAAAAACAAATCGGGTTGAAAAAGGCTGGAAACGGCCTTTGA
- a CDS encoding flagellar motor protein MotB, with product MGAQSNLAPIIIKKKKVIAGGGHHGGAWKVAYADFVTAMMAFFMMMWLLNATTEQQLAGLADYFSPTIPVNRVSGGGDGAFGGDSIFSEEMLPKNGRGATSENATESDKSSGESGVSEEGAEINRSDDALEAVEAELTARSGESTVMDNVLKHIVTRITDEGLVIELFALDGLPLFEEGTDRPTLLMETLVEIVADVSKTLTNGIAIGGHVRSEPIVVAENPVWDNSAARATRTRMMLQSHGVVPERMQRVTGHADREPVHPNPMVTRNNRVEIVLLR from the coding sequence ATGGGCGCGCAGAGCAATCTGGCACCAATCATCATCAAGAAGAAAAAAGTTATCGCAGGTGGTGGGCATCATGGTGGTGCCTGGAAGGTCGCGTACGCGGACTTCGTCACAGCGATGATGGCTTTTTTCATGATGATGTGGTTGCTGAACGCAACGACTGAGCAACAACTCGCGGGGTTGGCGGATTATTTCTCGCCGACTATTCCGGTAAACCGCGTTTCTGGCGGTGGGGACGGCGCGTTTGGCGGAGACAGTATCTTTTCGGAGGAAATGCTTCCGAAAAACGGTCGTGGTGCGACTTCAGAGAACGCTACTGAAAGCGATAAATCATCGGGTGAATCAGGCGTCAGCGAAGAGGGCGCGGAAATAAATCGGTCAGATGATGCGCTGGAAGCGGTCGAAGCAGAGCTCACGGCACGCAGCGGCGAGAGCACTGTCATGGATAACGTGCTCAAGCACATTGTGACCAGAATCACCGATGAAGGTCTTGTCATTGAACTCTTCGCGCTTGACGGTCTGCCCTTGTTCGAAGAAGGGACCGATCGTCCGACGCTGCTGATGGAAACACTTGTCGAGATTGTTGCCGATGTCAGCAAAACTCTTACAAACGGCATAGCAATAGGCGGCCATGTGCGCTCCGAACCCATCGTTGTGGCGGAAAATCCGGTTTGGGACAATTCAGCCGCACGTGCGACACGGACGCGTATGATGCTTCAGTCTCATGGGGTTGTGCCAGAAAGAATGCAGAGGGTTACGGGTCACGCAGACCGGGAACCGGTGCATCCAAACCCAATGGTTACGCGAAACAATAGGGTGGAAATCGTGCTGCTACGCTGA
- a CDS encoding flagellar hook-basal body complex protein has translation MTISSSLNAGVAGLQTNAQRLASISDNIANSSTFGYKRVETDFASMVLSSGGGSYAAGGVRADTQRLIDQRGTLIGTSNATDIAVSGAGLIPVAQAAQVQTSGEDAPMFLATTGSFRTDENGYLKSQSDLVLMGFPANADGTIPQFPRDSADGLEPIRINTSALLGSPTTSISLGINLPATETAVGATAATEQTPVEYFDNLGTSQRLNITFAPIAPTLPTDPATNQWTMSIYDQAGDPLVPIAELALEFNNSRTGGGTLDDVMVNAAVFPTPPGTPPTYDSTTGLLVIEAASGPIEVDIGAYGDTEGLSQLDYAFAPVSVTKDGSPVGNFIGVDIDANGYVRASFDTGEIRTIYQVPLANVANMNGLQALDNQTYLPSRESGDFYLWDAGSGPTGNIASFAREESTTDVAGELTDMIKTQRAYSSNAKVIQTVDEMLQETTNIKR, from the coding sequence ATGACCATTTCATCTTCGCTCAACGCAGGCGTTGCAGGATTACAGACAAATGCCCAGCGGTTGGCGTCTATATCGGACAATATCGCAAATTCCTCAACTTTTGGCTACAAGCGAGTAGAAACGGATTTTGCGTCCATGGTCCTGTCAAGTGGTGGCGGTTCATATGCTGCCGGCGGCGTACGCGCGGACACGCAGCGCCTGATTGACCAGCGCGGGACACTCATCGGAACATCAAATGCAACTGATATTGCGGTAAGTGGCGCAGGATTAATTCCAGTGGCACAGGCGGCACAGGTGCAAACCTCCGGTGAAGATGCACCTATGTTCCTGGCGACAACCGGCTCTTTCCGTACCGACGAAAACGGGTATCTTAAATCGCAATCTGATCTGGTATTGATGGGTTTTCCGGCAAACGCGGACGGGACAATCCCGCAATTTCCACGTGATTCTGCCGATGGTTTGGAACCGATCCGGATCAACACTTCGGCCTTGCTGGGTAGCCCAACAACAAGCATCAGCCTGGGAATCAATTTGCCTGCCACAGAAACAGCGGTCGGGGCTACCGCGGCTACAGAACAAACGCCTGTGGAATACTTTGATAACCTGGGCACGTCGCAACGCTTGAACATTACTTTTGCACCGATTGCACCGACGCTTCCAACTGATCCTGCGACAAACCAATGGACAATGAGCATTTACGATCAGGCGGGTGATCCTTTGGTGCCCATTGCGGAATTGGCACTTGAGTTCAACAACAGTCGTACCGGAGGGGGGACTCTGGACGACGTCATGGTAAATGCGGCGGTTTTTCCGACGCCCCCGGGCACACCGCCTACATATGATTCGACAACTGGACTTCTGGTAATTGAAGCCGCATCGGGGCCTATCGAGGTTGATATCGGCGCTTATGGCGACACTGAGGGTTTGTCCCAGCTTGACTATGCCTTTGCGCCCGTTTCCGTGACCAAGGACGGATCACCCGTTGGAAACTTCATTGGTGTCGACATTGATGCAAATGGATATGTCAGGGCGTCGTTTGACACCGGCGAAATCAGAACGATCTATCAAGTGCCACTTGCGAATGTCGCCAACATGAACGGTTTGCAGGCATTGGACAACCAGACTTACCTCCCATCGAGAGAAAGTGGTGACTTTTACCTGTGGGATGCGGGCAGTGGCCCCACCGGAAACATCGCTTCTTTTGCCCGTGAAGAATCCACGACGGATGTGGCAGGAGAGCTGACTGACATGATCAAGACTCAACGCGCGTATTCTTCCAATGCCAAAGTCATCCAAACCGTGGATGAGATGCTGCAAGAGACGACGAATATTAAGCGATAA
- the flgK gene encoding flagellar hook-associated protein FlgK, with amino-acid sequence MTISSALSNAMTGLRAAGRTSETISANIANAMTPGYGVRTVDLSSSQIGGVRVDGVTRNVNPALLADLGLAQSALSNANDRTSFLRGYEDVLGTPDNENSLSARVAELERSLITASSRPDAPERLESVVTAARDLTTLIASASESIQESRSEADRKISLQVEQLNTALAGVKELNLQITRTETLGGDTSALQDNRQVLVDEISEIVPIRQVARDRGQIALYSTNGAILIDGGVAEVAFSPVNQVTPYMTLTGGQLSGLTIDGFPVATDSVRGKLGGGSLGAQFEIRDELGVDAQTQLDAFARDLVERFQDPAVDPTLAVGDPGLFTDAGVAFDPLNEVGLSDRLNVNVAVDKTQGGEAWRLRDGINALVEGDVGDSRLLQTLSDTLTAKRIPASGSFGSGAFSSTNLVATLTSQLGADRSQAEQQQTFASTQFNELTQLVLADGVDTDEELQRLLLVEQTYAANARMISAADEMMQTILRL; translated from the coding sequence ATGACTATTTCCTCAGCGCTATCAAATGCGATGACCGGGTTGCGTGCGGCGGGACGCACGTCAGAGACGATTTCTGCCAATATCGCCAATGCAATGACGCCGGGGTATGGTGTGCGAACGGTCGACTTGTCATCGTCGCAAATTGGTGGAGTTCGCGTTGACGGCGTTACACGAAATGTCAATCCGGCCCTCTTGGCAGATCTTGGGCTCGCACAATCCGCTTTAAGCAATGCAAATGACAGAACGAGTTTCCTCAGAGGTTACGAGGACGTCCTGGGCACACCGGACAATGAGAATTCCCTCTCCGCACGCGTAGCTGAGCTAGAGAGAAGCCTGATTACGGCAAGCAGTCGTCCTGACGCACCTGAACGGTTAGAAAGCGTCGTAACGGCAGCACGTGATTTGACAACATTGATCGCTTCCGCCTCAGAAAGCATACAGGAATCTCGCAGCGAGGCTGATCGAAAAATCAGTTTGCAGGTTGAACAACTCAATACGGCGCTGGCCGGCGTTAAGGAGCTTAACTTACAAATAACTAGGACGGAGACTTTGGGCGGCGATACGTCCGCACTTCAAGACAACCGCCAAGTTCTGGTCGACGAAATCAGTGAGATTGTACCGATCAGACAAGTCGCCCGCGATCGAGGTCAGATAGCACTCTATTCAACGAATGGCGCGATCTTGATTGATGGCGGGGTGGCAGAAGTTGCGTTCTCGCCGGTCAATCAAGTCACACCCTATATGACACTGACAGGCGGGCAGCTATCCGGCCTGACGATAGACGGGTTTCCAGTGGCCACCGATAGCGTTCGAGGCAAACTGGGTGGTGGCTCGCTTGGGGCTCAGTTCGAAATCAGAGACGAACTTGGAGTAGATGCGCAGACGCAATTGGATGCTTTTGCCCGTGATCTCGTTGAGAGATTTCAAGACCCAGCCGTTGACCCGACCTTGGCAGTTGGTGATCCTGGGCTGTTCACCGATGCGGGCGTCGCTTTCGATCCATTGAATGAGGTTGGCTTGTCTGATCGTTTGAATGTGAACGTAGCTGTAGATAAAACCCAGGGCGGAGAAGCTTGGAGACTTCGTGACGGAATAAACGCTCTTGTCGAAGGCGATGTCGGCGACTCACGCCTGTTGCAAACGCTTTCCGACACGCTAACCGCGAAACGGATACCAGCGAGTGGTAGCTTCGGAAGCGGTGCGTTTTCATCAACCAATCTGGTTGCAACTCTCACCTCGCAACTGGGCGCAGACCGCTCTCAGGCCGAACAGCAACAGACATTCGCATCTACTCAGTTTAACGAACTTACGCAGTTGGTTTTGGCGGATGGTGTCGACACAGATGAAGAACTGCAAAGGCTCCTTTTGGTCGAGCAAACTTACGCCGCGAATGCGCGGATGATCTCGGCTGCCGATGAAATGATGCAAACAATATTGAGGCTATAA
- a CDS encoding flagellin: MTSISLGDLAQSFMLQRRSVSLREDITRLTDELSSGQVADVRDVLSGNHNYLTGLERSLEILDGYSVANAEATYFTGAMQAALERAQTFGGELGLDLILAGGGPIGVVSGNPGDNARIQLQGMINSINGDIAGRSLFAGIATDQDPLPSADDLMAQVLTVITGQTTPEDIVAAAEAWFADPAGFDATAYAGSNTALAPFALSETERVNLDVRANEDAIKNLLLHTTVAALADDPTLGLTVPEKSELFGITGIGLQSNQDQMTSLRAKIGFTEERIALISARNQAEETSMEFARNTLLEADPFETATELESVQFHLQSLYAVTVRSSQLALVNFL, translated from the coding sequence ATGACTTCCATCTCTCTGGGTGATTTGGCTCAATCCTTTATGCTTCAACGTCGCAGTGTATCATTGCGAGAGGACATAACCCGCCTCACAGACGAACTGTCCAGTGGTCAAGTCGCTGATGTGCGCGACGTCCTGTCAGGCAACCACAACTATCTGACTGGCTTGGAACGATCACTGGAAATTCTGGACGGTTATTCAGTTGCAAATGCGGAAGCCACATATTTCACAGGTGCCATGCAAGCGGCGCTTGAGCGTGCGCAAACCTTTGGTGGCGAATTGGGGCTTGACCTGATCTTGGCCGGTGGCGGTCCCATTGGTGTTGTGTCGGGCAACCCAGGGGACAATGCAAGAATCCAACTTCAGGGCATGATCAATTCAATCAATGGCGATATCGCGGGAAGAAGCCTATTTGCTGGTATCGCGACTGACCAGGATCCTCTGCCAAGTGCGGATGATTTGATGGCGCAAGTTCTAACAGTCATCACGGGTCAAACGACGCCGGAAGATATCGTTGCTGCTGCAGAAGCTTGGTTTGCTGATCCTGCTGGTTTCGACGCAACGGCTTACGCAGGGTCAAACACAGCGCTGGCACCTTTCGCACTTTCTGAAACCGAACGCGTCAATCTAGATGTCCGGGCAAATGAAGATGCCATAAAAAATCTTCTATTGCATACCACTGTCGCTGCGTTGGCAGATGATCCCACGCTGGGTCTCACGGTACCTGAAAAATCGGAGTTGTTTGGTATAACTGGGATTGGCCTACAATCAAATCAGGATCAAATGACAAGTTTGCGAGCCAAAATTGGCTTCACCGAGGAACGAATTGCGCTGATTTCTGCGCGAAACCAAGCGGAAGAAACCAGCATGGAATTTGCTCGGAATACCTTGCTCGAGGCGGATCCATTTGAGACCGCCACCGAGCTCGAAAGTGTCCAGTTTCACCTCCAAAGCCTCTATGCTGTTACAGTCCGCAGCTCGCAACTAGCATTGGTGAACTTCCTATGA
- a CDS encoding flagellar basal body P-ring protein FlgI — protein MRSVLAAALLILISVNIVLAGPVRIKDLVEFDGVRGNDLVGYGLVVGLNGSGDGLRNSPFTEEIMSNILERLGVNVAGEQFRPKNVAAVLVTAALPPFSRGGSQIDVTVSAIGDATSLLGGTLVMTPLNAADGQIYAVAQGTIIAGGVVADGDGANVTQGVPTAGVIPSGARVEREIEFDLSTLTNLRLALRDADFTTASRIEVAINSDFGRPVAFMLDSGTVQLNIPETRMASVAHALGRIENISVLPERKARVVVDQRSGTIVMGEDVRISRVAVSQGNLTLRIQEAPIAVQPNPFADGETVVVPRTNAEIEEEPGIGLAEVPDGTSLSEVIAGLNALGVSPRDMIDILKSIKAAGALHAEFIVR, from the coding sequence ATGAGATCAGTTCTTGCAGCGGCACTCCTTATTTTGATATCTGTAAATATTGTATTGGCAGGTCCGGTTCGAATTAAAGACTTGGTTGAGTTTGATGGTGTGCGTGGAAACGACCTCGTTGGCTATGGCCTTGTCGTAGGCTTGAACGGTAGTGGTGATGGTCTGCGCAATTCCCCTTTTACTGAAGAAATCATGTCGAATATCCTGGAGCGCCTGGGGGTGAACGTTGCGGGGGAACAGTTCAGGCCCAAGAACGTTGCGGCTGTTTTGGTGACTGCTGCGTTACCGCCTTTCTCGCGTGGCGGAAGCCAAATAGACGTAACAGTATCAGCTATTGGCGATGCTACTAGCTTGCTGGGTGGAACACTTGTCATGACGCCTCTCAATGCAGCCGATGGTCAAATTTATGCGGTTGCTCAGGGGACAATCATTGCCGGTGGTGTCGTTGCAGATGGAGACGGTGCGAATGTCACGCAGGGTGTTCCAACAGCCGGCGTGATTCCGTCGGGTGCACGTGTGGAACGTGAAATCGAATTCGACTTATCTACTCTGACCAATCTTAGACTTGCGCTTAGAGACGCAGATTTTACGACGGCAAGCCGCATAGAGGTCGCGATTAACTCTGACTTTGGGAGGCCCGTAGCATTCATGCTGGACTCCGGAACAGTACAGTTAAATATACCCGAAACAAGGATGGCGTCTGTCGCTCATGCCTTGGGCAGAATTGAGAATATTTCTGTTTTGCCAGAACGCAAGGCGCGGGTTGTTGTGGACCAGCGCTCCGGCACCATTGTAATGGGTGAAGACGTTCGCATTTCACGCGTCGCGGTGTCGCAAGGAAATCTAACGTTACGAATACAGGAAGCGCCGATTGCCGTTCAACCCAACCCCTTCGCAGATGGCGAAACTGTCGTCGTGCCTAGAACAAATGCTGAGATCGAGGAAGAGCCGGGAATTGGCTTGGCGGAAGTTCCCGATGGCACATCGCTATCAGAAGTCATTGCAGGTCTCAACGCGCTTGGAGTTTCGCCGCGAGACATGATTGATATTCTCAAGAGTATAAAAGCCGCTGGTGCACTGCATGCAGAGTTTATCGTACGTTAG
- a CDS encoding EAL domain-containing protein, protein MLIAHLIVTAVFFADLGGFLSGLNDRLEDFRTTHAERATSGNFVFVAIDATSIQSVGAWPWSRQVHADILDNLTDANALDVFFDIDFAFSSDPTGDTAFANALDRSGSAYLPVFQQAGRTGNAEQTTNWPLAFFAERSWPALVNVFSDRQGAVRFYPFGETIEGIYIPSAAALLTGTFSARSGSFPINFSFRPNNVPTISAIDVATGRFDPDLIAGRSVIVGASAIELGDLYAVPIHGIIPGPLVHIMAAETLAADVVPATLNVEWVLVALLALLLLLQTPLFRRPVVLILAAGFAIVASEAAAFVVFASNAVVVPTGPLYPSLLVFCSWSLLRRLKLSGWIINRQRQEVANTSALLRQVFDDSFDAIAIVDETGAVPMHSDTAANLFGVNEKDQLALPARLKEEALAMMRSGGNRVVRKYETFVGGTSLHLEYSVTPSETISFEGTKERILRIATLAMRDVTKLKEQERKIAYLSSYDELTGALRRSVLLDFMSLRAEAGEPFTVCVFNLSRFKTINVVLGRDVGDALLQQVVKRLEQAGLNISAIARLGGDTFACFTEFATNDKDAAALARFLCECISEPYTLENAKARVGVKLGYFTISTDTEFDAVGALSNAEEALDAARLAGDAEPRPHNPLLSRTQFRSREIERAMGQALDQEEFEVWYQPQHRLDDLRLIGSEALLRWKSENLGQVFPDEFIQIAESTGFINELGGWVLERSMQDTLKLPGDLNVAVNVSGLQMTSETIVSDVNKVIRDTGFPASRLCLELTETVLFDGTDDLVEKMRDIQFRGVNWALDDFGTGYSSMGYLSKLPIDKLKVDKSFTLCLGTDPTAAPILVAISDLARGLGMTLLCEGVETEDHLTFLKKHRCAEAQGYLFGKPMPFSEFAKYVGREGSGDATGARTGP, encoded by the coding sequence GTGCTCATCGCACATCTGATTGTCACCGCGGTCTTTTTCGCTGACCTCGGTGGCTTTCTTTCAGGTCTGAATGATCGTCTCGAAGATTTTCGCACCACACACGCTGAGCGCGCAACCTCTGGTAACTTCGTCTTTGTCGCCATTGATGCGACTTCCATCCAGTCTGTCGGAGCATGGCCTTGGTCACGTCAAGTGCATGCGGACATCCTCGACAATCTGACTGATGCCAATGCGCTTGACGTCTTCTTCGACATTGATTTTGCATTTTCATCTGATCCGACAGGTGACACGGCCTTCGCTAACGCCTTGGATCGATCCGGAAGTGCCTATTTGCCTGTGTTTCAACAAGCGGGACGAACTGGCAATGCCGAGCAAACAACAAACTGGCCACTGGCGTTTTTTGCCGAACGAAGTTGGCCTGCGCTGGTCAACGTATTCAGCGATAGACAAGGTGCGGTGCGTTTCTATCCTTTCGGTGAAACCATCGAGGGCATTTACATTCCCTCTGCCGCTGCGCTGCTTACTGGAACGTTCTCAGCGCGGTCAGGCAGCTTTCCCATCAATTTCTCTTTTCGCCCGAACAACGTACCAACCATTTCCGCCATTGATGTGGCGACTGGCCGGTTCGACCCAGATTTGATCGCGGGACGCTCGGTCATTGTGGGGGCTTCGGCGATCGAATTGGGTGATCTCTACGCCGTACCCATACACGGGATTATTCCGGGGCCGCTGGTTCACATCATGGCAGCGGAAACGTTAGCTGCCGATGTAGTACCGGCAACCCTGAACGTTGAGTGGGTCCTGGTGGCCCTCTTGGCGCTTTTACTGCTCCTGCAAACGCCCCTGTTTCGCAGACCTGTCGTCCTGATTTTAGCTGCGGGCTTTGCGATTGTTGCCAGCGAAGCTGCAGCGTTTGTAGTGTTTGCAAGCAATGCGGTTGTCGTCCCGACCGGACCCCTTTATCCAAGTTTGCTCGTCTTCTGCAGTTGGTCCCTGCTACGCAGACTGAAGCTGAGCGGTTGGATCATCAACCGCCAACGCCAAGAGGTTGCGAACACATCCGCGTTGCTTCGACAAGTGTTTGATGACAGTTTCGACGCCATTGCCATCGTGGATGAAACCGGTGCGGTTCCGATGCATAGCGACACGGCAGCCAATCTCTTTGGTGTGAATGAAAAAGATCAGCTCGCGTTGCCTGCCCGTCTGAAAGAAGAGGCGCTGGCAATGATGCGCAGCGGCGGGAACAGAGTTGTCCGCAAGTATGAGACTTTTGTCGGTGGCACCTCTTTACACCTGGAATACAGCGTTACACCGTCTGAGACGATCTCATTTGAAGGCACGAAAGAACGCATACTGAGGATCGCCACCCTGGCGATGCGCGATGTTACGAAACTCAAAGAACAGGAGCGCAAAATCGCTTATCTGTCCAGTTACGACGAGCTGACGGGCGCTTTGCGGCGTAGTGTGCTACTGGACTTCATGAGCCTGCGCGCTGAAGCGGGCGAGCCCTTCACAGTGTGCGTCTTCAACCTAAGCCGTTTCAAGACAATCAATGTGGTCCTGGGACGTGATGTCGGAGACGCTTTGCTTCAGCAAGTGGTGAAACGTTTGGAGCAGGCCGGACTGAACATCTCGGCCATAGCACGACTGGGCGGCGATACATTTGCATGCTTTACCGAATTTGCAACGAATGACAAAGACGCTGCAGCGTTGGCACGCTTTCTATGCGAGTGCATTTCGGAACCTTATACACTGGAAAACGCCAAGGCGCGTGTGGGGGTTAAGCTTGGTTACTTCACGATCTCTACTGATACTGAGTTTGATGCTGTGGGTGCGTTGTCCAATGCAGAAGAAGCTCTCGACGCAGCCCGGCTTGCGGGCGACGCAGAACCCCGCCCCCACAACCCGTTGCTGTCACGTACGCAGTTCCGTTCACGAGAGATCGAGCGTGCGATGGGCCAGGCGCTGGATCAGGAAGAGTTTGAGGTTTGGTATCAGCCGCAACACCGTCTCGACGATCTGAGACTGATCGGTTCAGAGGCACTTTTACGCTGGAAATCGGAAAATCTTGGCCAAGTATTTCCGGATGAATTCATCCAGATCGCGGAGTCGACTGGCTTCATCAACGAACTCGGGGGGTGGGTGTTGGAAAGGTCGATGCAAGACACCCTTAAGTTACCTGGTGACCTGAACGTCGCGGTTAATGTGTCTGGCCTTCAGATGACCAGTGAAACTATCGTCAGTGACGTCAACAAGGTTATTCGCGACACTGGTTTTCCTGCGTCACGTTTATGCCTGGAACTGACCGAAACCGTTTTGTTCGACGGGACAGACGACCTTGTAGAAAAGATGCGCGACATCCAGTTTCGCGGCGTGAACTGGGCCTTGGACGATTTTGGAACGGGCTACTCATCGATGGGGTATCTATCTAAACTGCCCATCGACAAACTGAAAGTGGACAAATCCTTTACGCTTTGCCTTGGCACTGACCCAACGGCCGCGCCCATTCTTGTAGCGATCAGCGATCTGGCTCGAGGCCTGGGGATGACGCTCTTGTGTGAGGGCGTCGAAACAGAAGACCATCTGACTTTTCTCAAAAAGCACCGTTGCGCTGAAGCCCAAGGTTACCTCTTCGGCAAGCCAATGCCGTTTTCTGAGTTCGCAAAATATGTGGGGCGAGAAGGATCCGGCGATGCAACCGGAGCAAGAACTGGGCCTTGA